The Undibacterium cyanobacteriorum genomic sequence GGCAGTACGGACAAGTTTTTGTCCCCATCGTCTAGAGGCCTAGGACACCACCCTTTCACGGTGGGTACGGGGGTTCGAATCCCCCTGGGGACGCCAGATAAAAAACGGCTCAATTACAGATTGAGCCGTTTTTTTTCGCCTCGGATTTCCTGCTAAGTGTTTTCGCTCTCCATGACTACTGTTAGGATAGTGTAAGCATCGAGAATGAAGCTAGGATGAGTCGACGCAGCGCCCGATCGGTGCGCGCGGCAATGCGAGGTCAAACTTCAACACATCATGAAGAGCAAAACAATGAAACCATACTTAGTGGGAATCACTGGCGGTAGTGGCAGCGGCAAAACAACTTTCATCCATGCGTTGATGAAAATGATGCCGGCAAATAGCGTTTCATTGCTCTCTCAAGATAATTACTACAAAACCATCGATCAGCAAACGCGTGATGAAAATAGCGTAGAAAACTTCGACATTCCGAGTTCGCTCGATCTCGATAAATTCTATGCTGACGTATTGCGCCTGCAGGAAGGCCAAGATTTAGCGATCAAGGAATATACCTTCAATCGTACCGACGTGGTGCCCAAAATTATTCATATCCCAGCCGCGCCCGTGGTTTTGTTGGAAGGGATTTACGCACTACACCATGAGCAGCTGAATGCGATCGTTGATCTGAAAGTGTTTATTGATGCTGATGACCATCATCGCTTGCAACGCCGTATTCAACGTGATGCGGTTGAGCGTGGTTACGACCAAGACGATGTGATGTACCGACTCAGTCGTCATCATCAGCCTGCCTTCGAAGAATTTATCTTGCCGCATCGCAGTAAAGCCGATATCGTCATCCCCAACAATCACCACTTCGAAAAAGGCTTGGAGATGCTAGCCCACTTTCTACAGTGGAAAGCGCAAGAGCGCGCCTAATCATTTATTCTCCAGTACATCGTTTCGATTGAAAGCGAGGTCGTCTGATGCAAACGCATAAGCATAAAGCTGCGAAGATCGTTGTCGTCGGTAGCGTCAACATGGATTTGCTATTCAAGACGCCACGCATGCCAGCGCCCGGTGAAACCTTGATGGGGCAAAGCTTTCATCAGATTCATGGAGGCAAAGGCGCGAATCAAGCGGTTGCTGCCGCGAGATTGGGTGGTGAGGTCAGTTTAATCGCCTGCGTTGGACAGGATGATTTCGGCCGCAGCAGTGTCGCCGCATTGCAAGCGGATGGCATTGATACGCAGTTGGTACGTCAGGTTTCGAATTGCGCCACTGGTGTAGCGGGAATTTTGCTCGATGACAGCGGTGAAAATAGCATCGTGTTGGCCGCTGGTGCGAATGCGGAAGTGCAATCGACGGATATTGACGCTGGAAAGACAATAATGTCAGGGGCACAGTTTTTGGTGTGCCAGTTAGAGACACCGATGGCAAGCGTCGCCTATGCGATCCAGCAAGCAAAGACATTGGGCTTGCAAGTCATTTTGAACCCCGCGCCCATGCAAGATATCGCGACCGATCTTTTGAACCAAGTCGACTTCTTGGTCTTAAACGAGACGGAGACCCAGCAAATGACAGGGATGTCCGTGGAAAATGCAGAAAGTGCAGTGGCAGCGGCACAAGTTTTGCGTCAACGCGGTGTCGGTACGGTGATCGTCACTTTGGGCGCTGCCGGTGTGGTGGTGGTAACGGCAGAGGGCAGTATGACGATGCCCGCCTATAAAGTGGAGGTGCTTGATACCACTGCGGCAGGAGACACCTTTGTTGGGGCTTTGGCAGTTGCTTTAGGGGAAGGTGAAGGCCTGCAAAAAGCTTGTGATTTCGCTCAAAGAGCGGCGGCGATAGCGGTTACCCAGCTCGGTGCGCAGACATCAATACCACATCGGTCCTTAGTAGAGAGTCATTTCCATTAATCGACTAAGCCCTTATGCTATGATTTCGCGCCGGCGAAGATAATTCGGCACAATCAGTGAAAATCAAATCCAATGGCATGAATTGCAATAAACGCCCAGATTTGGCATTGAAGTAAAGATAAAAAATTAAAAAAGAGTAAAAAGAGTATTTACGTAAATGTGGGCCATGAAACTTTAAAGCGAGGCTCGCTGAGACTTCTAAGATCGAGGAGCAAGACTGTATGAAACTGCGTTCAATTATTTTGGCATGTGCGACAGCAATGTTGAGTATGCAAGCGATGGCTCAACAAGCTCAATATGCGCTGGTGTACGATGCAGGAGGAAAATTTGATCGCTCTTTCAATCAATCTGCTTATGAAGGTGCGGAACGCTTTAAGAAAGACACGGGTCTGAACTATATCGACGTGCAAGCGCTGAGTAGTGTGCAAGGTGAACAGGTGATGCGCAATTTGGCTCGCAAAGGCGTGAAGTTGATCGCAGCGATTGGTTTTACTCATGCACAACAAGTCCAAGTGGTGGCAAAAGAATTTCCGAACACAAAGTTCGTCGTCGTTGACGGTTCTGCTGCTGGCACAAACGTAGCGTCGATTCTGTTTAAAGAACAAGAAGGTTCTTACTTGGTCGGTATGGCGGCGGCTATGGCGAGTAAGTCTAAGAAAATTGGTTTCATCGGCGGTATCGACGTCCCTTTGATTCGTGCCTTTGCCTGCGGTTACGCCCAAGGTGCTAAAGCGATTGATCCGAAATCGGAAGTGATTCAAAACATTGTCGGCACCACAGCTGCAGCATGGAATGATCCAGCTAAAGGTGGCGAATTAGCACGTTCCCAATTCGAGCGTGGTGTGGACGTGGTATTTCACGCTGCAGGTGGTAGCGGTATGGGCGCCTTGCAGGCGGCAAAAGAAAAAAACAAATTGGCGATTGGAGTTGATTCCAACCAAAACTATTTGTTCCCTGGCGTGATGCTGACCTCGATGGTGAAGCGCGTCGATAATGCGGTGTACAACAATTTCATGGAATTGAAGAATGGCACGTGGAAAGCTGGCGTGACCAACCTCGGTTTAAAGGAAGGCGGCGTGGATTGGGCACTCGATAAAGACAATCGCGCGGTCGTCAGCGCTGAGATGGAAAAGCGCATTAATACAGCGAAGCAGGATATTTTGAGTGGTAAGGTGAAAGTAGTTGATTATCGCGAAGCGAGCACCTGCCCAGTGAAGTAAGATGAAAGACTCGAAGAGTTGCCGAACGTGGTTCGGCAACTCTTTTTGTCATTTAAGATGCCAGAAAGTTGGTCGATCGACTCATTTATTTATTCATTAAGAGTACACTGAATCGATCGACAGTAAAAAATAAGAAGTTGAACGGCCCAATTACATCGCAATTGAGCCATTGCGTTCAAGTCGATCATTGAACGCTAAATTGATTAACGTGGCTTCCCAATCAAACACACCGGGGAGCCTTTTTTATCTGTGTTTGCCTATGTCTAATGCCGTTGAATTTCGTCAGATATCAAAGCGCTTCGGCAAAGTGCTCGCGAATGATGCGGTGAGTTTTTCCATCGCCAGCGGCACTGTGCACGGCGTGATTGGTGAAAATGGTGCCGGTAAATCTACGCTCATGAGTATTTTGTATGGCTATTACCATGCAGATGAAGGTGAGATTTTGATTAATGGCCAAGTGCGTGCGATTCCGAATAGCCATGAAGCGATCGCGCTCGGCATCGGCATGGTGCATCAGCATTTCATGTTGGTTGAGACCATGAGCGTACTCGACAATATCATGCTCGGTATGGAAGGTGGATTCCGCTTAAAGCGCCGTCGTCAAGAAATCGCCGAGGACCTTCGTCGCTTGTGCAATGAGTATGGTTTGGAACTAAAGCTGGACGCCCTGGTGCATGATTTATCGGTTGGTGAACAGCAGCGGGTCGAGATTCTCAAGCAGCTGTATCGCAATGCCAATATTTTGATCCTTGATGAACCAACCGCGGTATTGACACCACAAGAAACGGAAGCCCTGTTCGCGATTTTGAAATTGTTCAAGCAGCAGGGAAAGACGGTGATTCTGATTACTCACAAGCTGCCTGAAATTATGGCGATTACTGATCGCGTAACAGTGATGCGTGCCGGTGGCGTGGTGGCGACCGTAGAAACCGCGGAAACTGATAAAGAAGATTTAGCGCTCAAGATGGTCGGTCGAAAAGTGGTGACGGAATTGCCTCGCCAAACTTTGCATGCTGGCGATGTGATGTTGAGCGTCCACGATTTGCAGCTGAAAAATGCACAAGGCGTGAGTTTGTTGAGTGATATTAATTTCGATCTCAAGGCCGGTGAAATTGTCGCGATCGCCGGTGTGTCGGGTAATGGTCAATCCGAATTGTTGGAAGTGATTGCGGGCATGTGCTTGGATAAGACCGAACACCTGCAGGGAAGTATCACCTTAGCTGGCCAATCAATTTCCTTCAACAAAGCAGACCCACGTTTGCCTGCGACTTTGCGTCGCCTCGGCTTGGGGCATGTGCCCGAAGATCGCTTGCGTGATGGTGTGGTGAAAGAATTTAGCGTGTGGGAAAACCTCCTGTTGGGCCAGCAAAGCGATCAGATTTATCTCGATAAAAAAGCCAGTATCGCTGCTTGCGATGCCTTGCTTGAGCAGTTTGAAGTGCGTCCCATGGATTCGTCTTTGCGGATCTCCCAATTGTCGGGTGGTAATCAACAAAAAGTGGTGATGGCACGTGAGATCGCTGCCAAGCCGAAAGTTTTATTGGTCGGTCAACCGACCCGTGGTGTCGATATCGGCACCATACAACGTATTCATACCGAATTGCTGGCGCTGCGTGACGCAGGCGTCGCGATTCTTTTGGTGTCCGCTGAGCTGGAAGAAATTCGTGCTTTGGCGGATCGTATTCTCGTGATGTCAGGCGGCCGCATTACTGGTGAAGTGGCGATTGCCGACTATGACACGACACGTATTGGCTTATTGATGGGTGGTCTGCATAAATGAATTCTGATTTGCCACGTTGGGCGACCAACATCGTTTTACCACTGCTGAATTTGCTGTCGGCCTTGGCGGTCGCGGCAGGCGTGATTTATTTGCTCGGTGAACAGCCCGGCGAAGCACTCGGCATTTTGATTAACAGCGCCTTGGGTACACCAGAAGGACTGGGTTACACCTTGTTCTACACCACGACCTATGTCTTGACAGGTTTGTCGGTGTCGGTGGCGATGCAAGCGGGCTTGTTTAATATTGGTAGTGAAGGCCAGATGTATCTTGGTGGTCTCGGCTTAACGCTCCTGATGTTGCAATTCGATGCCAGTATGCCGACTTGGGTGTTGGTACCGATGGGTATACTCGGAGCGATGATTTTTGGTGCAGCTTGGGCATTCTTACCGGGATATCTGCAGGCGCGTCGTGGTAGTCACGTGGTGGTGACGACGATTATGTTTAACTTCATCGCGGCATCGCTGATGAACTTTATCATCATCACTTATCTGATTCCGGTTGGGGAACAAAATCCTGCGAGTCGCATGTTTGCCGAGACCGCTTGGTTGCCGCGCTTGAATACCTTGATTCCGGCACTTGGCGACAATCCCTTGAATATCAGCTTTTTGCTCTGTCTCGTGTGTCTTGGCGTGTACGGTTTTGTCGTTTGGCGCACACGCTGGGGTTATGCCTTGCGTGCCGCTGGTAAGAATCCACATGCTGCGCATTATGCTGGTATTTCTATCGCTAAAGTCATCATGGTCACGATGTTGATTTCGGGGGCTTTGGCCGGTCTTGCTTCAGTCAATAGTGTCGCTGGTTCGACCCATTACTTGAGTCTTAATTTCACGGCTGGTGCTGGCTTTGTCGGGATTGCGGTGGCGCTGATGGGACGCCAACAACCGGTGGGTCTGTTCCTTGCCGCAGCCTTGTTTGGTGTCTTGATGCAGGGTGGTTTTGACCTCTCGTTTGAGAAGCCCAATATTCCACCAGAAACCTTTGTCTTTATTCAGGGCATGATTATTTTGTTCTGCGGTGCGATGGAAAATATGTACGCGCCTTTGCTTGCACGTCTCTTGAAATCCTTGAACGCGAAAGGAGCACGTCATGCTTGAAGATTTCCAATTTTCGACCATTTTGGTGTCGATGATACGTAATGCACCGGTGCTTTTGTTTGCCGCTTTTGCTGGCGTATTCGCGGAGCGTAGTGGGGTCATTGATTTGGCCTTGGAAGGCAAAATGCTGTCTTCTGCCTTCGCTGCGGCATCGGTCACTTTCCTGACCCAGAACCCGTATTGGGGTGTAGCGGCAGGGATTGCGGTGTCGTGCTTGATCGCCTTATTGCAAGCCTATGTTGCGATCAATCAGCGTGGTAATCAATTGGTGTTTGGTATTGCCATCAATATCGCCGCCTCGGGTTTGACCTTCGTTTTAGCCCAGTATTTCTTCCAACTCGGTGGCCGTAGTCCAGATCTTGGTTCTGCGCGCTTTGCGGTGTTGGATTTTCCA encodes the following:
- a CDS encoding ABC transporter ATP-binding protein, with the translated sequence MSNAVEFRQISKRFGKVLANDAVSFSIASGTVHGVIGENGAGKSTLMSILYGYYHADEGEILINGQVRAIPNSHEAIALGIGMVHQHFMLVETMSVLDNIMLGMEGGFRLKRRRQEIAEDLRRLCNEYGLELKLDALVHDLSVGEQQRVEILKQLYRNANILILDEPTAVLTPQETEALFAILKLFKQQGKTVILITHKLPEIMAITDRVTVMRAGGVVATVETAETDKEDLALKMVGRKVVTELPRQTLHAGDVMLSVHDLQLKNAQGVSLLSDINFDLKAGEIVAIAGVSGNGQSELLEVIAGMCLDKTEHLQGSITLAGQSISFNKADPRLPATLRRLGLGHVPEDRLRDGVVKEFSVWENLLLGQQSDQIYLDKKASIAACDALLEQFEVRPMDSSLRISQLSGGNQQKVVMAREIAAKPKVLLVGQPTRGVDIGTIQRIHTELLALRDAGVAILLVSAELEEIRALADRILVMSGGRITGEVAIADYDTTRIGLLMGGLHK
- a CDS encoding ABC transporter permease; this translates as MNSDLPRWATNIVLPLLNLLSALAVAAGVIYLLGEQPGEALGILINSALGTPEGLGYTLFYTTTYVLTGLSVSVAMQAGLFNIGSEGQMYLGGLGLTLLMLQFDASMPTWVLVPMGILGAMIFGAAWAFLPGYLQARRGSHVVVTTIMFNFIAASLMNFIIITYLIPVGEQNPASRMFAETAWLPRLNTLIPALGDNPLNISFLLCLVCLGVYGFVVWRTRWGYALRAAGKNPHAAHYAGISIAKVIMVTMLISGALAGLASVNSVAGSTHYLSLNFTAGAGFVGIAVALMGRQQPVGLFLAAALFGVLMQGGFDLSFEKPNIPPETFVFIQGMIILFCGAMENMYAPLLARLLKSLNAKGARHA
- a CDS encoding BMP family lipoprotein, which gives rise to MKLRSIILACATAMLSMQAMAQQAQYALVYDAGGKFDRSFNQSAYEGAERFKKDTGLNYIDVQALSSVQGEQVMRNLARKGVKLIAAIGFTHAQQVQVVAKEFPNTKFVVVDGSAAGTNVASILFKEQEGSYLVGMAAAMASKSKKIGFIGGIDVPLIRAFACGYAQGAKAIDPKSEVIQNIVGTTAAAWNDPAKGGELARSQFERGVDVVFHAAGGSGMGALQAAKEKNKLAIGVDSNQNYLFPGVMLTSMVKRVDNAVYNNFMELKNGTWKAGVTNLGLKEGGVDWALDKDNRAVVSAEMEKRINTAKQDILSGKVKVVDYREASTCPVK
- the rbsK gene encoding ribokinase, whose amino-acid sequence is MQTHKHKAAKIVVVGSVNMDLLFKTPRMPAPGETLMGQSFHQIHGGKGANQAVAAARLGGEVSLIACVGQDDFGRSSVAALQADGIDTQLVRQVSNCATGVAGILLDDSGENSIVLAAGANAEVQSTDIDAGKTIMSGAQFLVCQLETPMASVAYAIQQAKTLGLQVILNPAPMQDIATDLLNQVDFLVLNETETQQMTGMSVENAESAVAAAQVLRQRGVGTVIVTLGAAGVVVVTAEGSMTMPAYKVEVLDTTAAGDTFVGALAVALGEGEGLQKACDFAQRAAAIAVTQLGAQTSIPHRSLVESHFH
- a CDS encoding uridine kinase family protein, with translation MKPYLVGITGGSGSGKTTFIHALMKMMPANSVSLLSQDNYYKTIDQQTRDENSVENFDIPSSLDLDKFYADVLRLQEGQDLAIKEYTFNRTDVVPKIIHIPAAPVVLLEGIYALHHEQLNAIVDLKVFIDADDHHRLQRRIQRDAVERGYDQDDVMYRLSRHHQPAFEEFILPHRSKADIVIPNNHHFEKGLEMLAHFLQWKAQERA